Proteins encoded in a region of the Malaciobacter mytili LMG 24559 genome:
- a CDS encoding GreA/GreB family elongation factor — protein sequence MKKDLITIYGYKNFLDEFNHLLKVEKPFWVKEKEIAAQFGDRSENAEYISAKEQIRNIDKRLRFLDKIIQNSEVVNIDEIPHDRVNFGSKVTLVDLNTQVQKEFIIVGTYETNPNKNQISNKSPLGRELMGKKVFQEVEFSINEEIFEYEIIKIEKYNFKEE from the coding sequence ATGAAAAAAGATTTAATAACGATATATGGATATAAAAATTTTTTAGATGAATTTAATCATCTTTTAAAAGTTGAAAAACCTTTTTGGGTTAAAGAAAAAGAAATTGCTGCACAATTTGGTGATAGAAGTGAAAATGCTGAATATATAAGTGCAAAAGAACAAATAAGAAATATAGATAAACGATTAAGATTTTTAGATAAAATTATTCAAAATAGTGAGGTTGTTAATATTGATGAAATTCCCCATGATAGGGTAAATTTTGGTTCAAAAGTAACTTTAGTTGATTTAAATACACAAGTGCAAAAAGAGTTTATAATTGTTGGAACATATGAAACAAATCCAAATAAAAATCAAATTTCAAATAAATCTCCTTTAGGAAGGGAACTAATGGGAAAAAAAGTTTTTCAAGAGGTTGAATTTTCTATAAATGAAGAGATTTTTGAATATGAAATTATAAAAATAGAAAAATATAATTTTAAAGAAGAGTAA
- the hrpB gene encoding ATP-dependent helicase HrpB, which yields MNKLPIYEVIQDLKLKLQNNNIAILEAATGAGKSTVVPLELLNESYIKDKKIILLEPRRVAARVVAKQLAKGLNEEVGETVGYKVKLDSMYSKKTKILVVTEAVLIRMIQQDQALEEIALIIFDEFHERNINSDLALAFSLQVQEFLRADLKLLIMSATLNSLELSSFLNNAPIITSKGRSFEVKNLYLEDNIKVDIATFNSLVIKTIKKALVENKGDILVFLAGVKEINEILNSLSLNDEVLVLPLYSNLSKQKQDLAIEKQNKRKVILATNVAQTSLTIQGVTVVIDTGLEKLSFYNSNTGLNHLEVVFISKQAAIQRAGRAGRLENAVCYRLWHNKKILQESTKPEILRADLTQVILELATWGVDDFSDLRWLDTPSLHLIEDAKELLVELNMIDNNFKITDFGKKAISLGIHPRFAYMILKANKLGFAYEACLLVALLSANSLNSDILSSFITLYEKSLLSSFEKELLKEAQFYFEKLKRVQKVEKQKFTYDFLGVLALFAYPDRLAKQRAKDNTKYKLSNNKGAILNKQSYLFNEEYLIVLKLSAKEQDSFINEAIKIEYKQIETYFSSYIKENRVISYDKENKKILARIKKEFLNLELSIKPTQINKNENLQDLYLEVLRQEGLELLNWDKKAITLKQRAQFINFYDNSLGFDIFEEEKLLNSLESWLGIYMQEMKNIEDFKKFELYNILLNTLTWEQQKKLDDLAPAFFITSNGFKIPIDYSIKEKPKLSVKIQELFGTFECIKLLNGKVDLQIELLSPAFRPIQLTYDLNSFWKNSYEEVKKELKGKYPKHYWPDNPYEAIATKFTKKQMFKS from the coding sequence ATGAATAAGTTACCAATATATGAAGTTATACAAGATTTAAAACTAAAATTACAAAATAATAATATTGCTATATTAGAAGCTGCAACAGGTGCAGGGAAAAGTACAGTAGTACCTTTAGAACTTTTAAATGAAAGTTATATAAAAGATAAAAAAATTATTCTTTTAGAACCAAGAAGAGTTGCTGCAAGAGTTGTTGCAAAACAATTAGCAAAAGGGCTAAATGAAGAAGTTGGAGAAACTGTTGGTTATAAAGTAAAACTAGATAGTATGTATTCTAAAAAAACAAAGATTTTAGTTGTAACAGAAGCAGTTTTAATTAGAATGATTCAACAAGACCAAGCTTTAGAGGAAATTGCTTTAATTATCTTTGATGAGTTTCATGAAAGAAATATAAATAGTGATTTGGCATTAGCTTTTTCTTTGCAAGTGCAAGAGTTTTTAAGAGCAGATTTAAAACTACTTATTATGTCAGCTACTTTAAATAGCTTAGAGCTTTCTTCTTTTTTAAATAATGCACCTATAATTACTTCTAAAGGTAGAAGTTTTGAGGTAAAAAATCTCTATTTAGAAGATAATATTAAAGTAGATATTGCAACTTTTAATAGTTTAGTTATAAAAACAATTAAAAAAGCTTTAGTTGAAAATAAAGGTGATATTTTAGTTTTTTTAGCTGGAGTAAAAGAGATTAATGAAATTTTAAATAGTTTATCTTTAAATGATGAGGTTTTAGTTTTACCTTTATATTCAAATCTAAGCAAACAAAAACAAGATTTAGCAATAGAAAAACAAAATAAAAGAAAAGTTATTTTAGCTACAAATGTGGCTCAAACTTCCTTAACTATACAAGGAGTTACCGTAGTAATTGATACTGGATTAGAAAAGCTTTCTTTTTATAATAGTAATACAGGTTTAAATCACTTAGAAGTAGTATTTATTTCAAAACAAGCTGCAATTCAAAGAGCAGGAAGAGCTGGACGATTAGAAAATGCAGTTTGTTATAGACTGTGGCATAATAAAAAAATCTTACAAGAAAGTACAAAGCCTGAGATTTTAAGAGCAGATTTAACTCAAGTTATTTTAGAGTTAGCCACTTGGGGAGTTGATGATTTTTCTGATTTAAGATGGCTTGATACTCCAAGCTTACATTTAATTGAAGATGCTAAAGAACTTTTAGTTGAACTAAATATGATAGATAATAATTTTAAAATTACAGATTTTGGGAAAAAAGCTATTAGTTTAGGAATTCATCCAAGATTTGCTTATATGATATTAAAGGCAAATAAATTAGGTTTTGCTTATGAAGCTTGCCTTTTAGTAGCTTTATTAAGTGCAAATAGCTTAAATAGTGATATTTTAAGTAGTTTTATTACTTTGTATGAAAAAAGCTTGTTAAGTAGTTTTGAAAAAGAGCTTTTAAAAGAAGCACAGTTTTATTTTGAAAAACTAAAAAGAGTTCAAAAAGTAGAAAAACAGAAGTTTACATATGATTTTTTAGGGGTTTTAGCTTTATTTGCTTATCCTGATAGATTAGCAAAACAAAGAGCAAAAGATAATACAAAATATAAATTAAGCAATAATAAAGGTGCTATTTTAAATAAACAAAGTTATTTGTTTAATGAAGAGTATTTGATTGTATTAAAGCTTAGTGCAAAAGAACAAGACTCTTTTATAAATGAAGCTATAAAAATAGAGTATAAGCAAATAGAAACTTACTTTTCTTCTTATATTAAAGAAAATAGAGTTATCTCTTATGATAAGGAAAATAAAAAGATTTTAGCAAGGATAAAAAAAGAGTTTTTAAATTTAGAACTTAGTATAAAACCAACACAAATAAATAAGAATGAAAATCTTCAAGATTTATATTTAGAAGTTTTAAGACAAGAGGGATTAGAGCTTTTAAATTGGGATAAAAAAGCTATTACTTTAAAACAAAGAGCTCAATTTATAAATTTTTATGATAATAGTTTAGGTTTTGATATTTTTGAAGAAGAAAAGCTTTTAAATAGTCTTGAGAGTTGGCTTGGTATTTATATGCAAGAGATGAAAAATATAGAGGATTTTAAAAAGTTTGAACTTTATAATATTTTATTAAATACTCTAACTTGGGAACAACAAAAAAAATTAGATGATTTAGCACCTGCTTTTTTTATAACTTCAAATGGCTTTAAAATACCAATTGATTACTCTATAAAAGAAAAGCCAAAACTTTCAGTAAAAATACAAGAACTTTTTGGAACTTTTGAGTGCATAAAACTACTTAATGGAAAAGTTGATTTGCAAATAGAGCTTTTATCTCCAGCTTTTAGACCTATTCAACTTACTTATGATTTAAATAGTTTTTGGAAAAACTCTTATGAAGAAGTAAAAAAAGAGCTAAAAGGAAAGTATCCCAAACATTATTGGCCAGATAATCCTTACGAAGCAATAGCTACAAAATTTACAAAAAAACAGATGTTTAAAAGTTAG
- a CDS encoding superoxide dismutase has product MKHVLMTLPYELDALAPLMSKETLEFHYGKHHQTYVNKLNELIAGTKFENLSLVEIIKESEGGVFNNAAQVFNHDFFWNSLSPKQTEISSEVEAALVENFGSVENFKTEFTNKAIGHFGSGWAWLVKDNAGKLSIVSTSNAATPITEELTPLLTCDVWEHAYYIDCRNARPAYLENFWKLVNWDFVAENLAK; this is encoded by the coding sequence ATGAAACATGTATTAATGACTTTACCTTATGAATTAGATGCTTTAGCACCTTTAATGTCAAAAGAGACTTTAGAGTTTCACTATGGAAAACATCATCAAACATATGTAAATAAATTAAATGAATTAATTGCAGGTACTAAATTTGAAAATCTATCATTAGTTGAAATCATTAAAGAATCAGAAGGCGGAGTTTTTAACAATGCTGCACAAGTATTTAACCATGATTTTTTCTGGAATAGTTTATCTCCTAAACAAACTGAAATTTCAAGTGAAGTTGAAGCAGCTTTAGTGGAAAACTTTGGTTCAGTAGAGAACTTTAAAACTGAATTTACAAATAAAGCAATTGGACACTTTGGTTCAGGTTGGGCGTGGTTAGTAAAAGATAATGCTGGAAAATTATCAATTGTTTCAACATCAAATGCAGCAACACCAATTACAGAAGAATTAACTCCTCTTTTAACATGTGATGTTTGGGAACATGCATATTATATCGACTGTAGAAATGCAAGACCTGCATATTTAGAAAACTTCTGGAAATTAGTAAATTGGGATTTTGTAGCTGAAAATTTAGCTAAATAA
- a CDS encoding DUF2391 family protein, translating into MNKLRFNLEDISQIIIGSFALCVPISFSQEAWEIAKTLPNLNLFLLILLTLFFLGFYSYQSIFQTNIKKRIPIFIFRIFIAYFITIIVVGLTLLALDKLPLLTDAYLAIKRVIIISMPASIGAIIVDSLDKE; encoded by the coding sequence ATGAATAAACTAAGATTTAATTTAGAAGATATTTCCCAAATTATAATAGGCTCTTTTGCTTTATGTGTTCCTATCTCTTTTTCACAAGAGGCTTGGGAGATTGCAAAAACTCTACCAAATTTAAATCTATTTTTATTGATATTATTAACTTTGTTTTTTTTAGGATTTTATTCTTATCAAAGTATTTTCCAAACAAATATAAAAAAAAGAATTCCTATTTTTATTTTTAGAATTTTTATAGCTTATTTTATAACTATTATTGTAGTGGGTTTAACTTTACTTGCATTGGATAAACTTCCACTTTTAACAGATGCCTATCTTGCTATTAAAAGAGTAATAATTATTTCAATGCCAGCTTCAATTGGAGCAATAATTGTGGATAGTTTGGATAAAGAGTAG
- a CDS encoding PQQ-dependent sugar dehydrogenase has translation MKKLVFIGCFIFFTILNASNVEKVLNTKSIVWGMDFLDDKKLILSFKSGQIALLDLNTKKLKVIKQLNNLYTKGQGGLLDIKVSPNFKKDKTVFFTYVKNEKDIGLTTLAKATFENDSLQELKDILVTNSYSSTTRHFGSRIAFDNKNYLYFSIGDRGIRNNSQNLRTHSGKILRLNLDGTIPLSNPFIKNKNALAEIYSYGHRNPQGLFYDKKREVLFSNEHGPKGGDEINIIKKASNYGWPIVSYGKEYWAPIQVGEGNSKEGVAEPIVVFTPSIAPSSLLVYNGKKFKEFEGYLFSSALIMTHLNLIKIDNDFKIIEEKRVFKELKERIRSLVQNSKGDLYFSTDNGNIYKVLSLKN, from the coding sequence ATGAAAAAATTAGTTTTTATAGGCTGTTTTATTTTTTTTACTATTTTAAATGCTTCAAATGTTGAAAAAGTTCTTAATACAAAATCAATTGTTTGGGGTATGGATTTTTTAGATGATAAAAAATTAATTTTAAGTTTTAAAAGTGGGCAAATTGCACTTTTAGATTTAAATACAAAAAAATTAAAAGTTATAAAACAACTAAATAATTTATATACAAAAGGACAAGGTGGACTTTTGGATATAAAGGTTTCTCCAAATTTTAAAAAAGATAAAACAGTTTTTTTTACTTATGTAAAAAATGAGAAAGATATTGGACTTACAACATTGGCAAAAGCTACTTTTGAAAATGATAGTTTGCAGGAATTAAAAGATATTTTAGTTACAAACTCTTATTCTTCTACTACTAGGCATTTTGGAAGTAGAATAGCTTTTGATAATAAAAATTATCTTTATTTTTCCATTGGAGATAGGGGAATTAGAAATAATTCACAAAATCTAAGAACACATTCTGGAAAAATTTTAAGATTAAATCTTGATGGAACAATTCCTTTATCAAATCCATTTATTAAAAATAAAAATGCACTAGCAGAGATTTATAGTTATGGACATAGAAATCCCCAAGGACTTTTTTATGATAAAAAAAGAGAAGTTCTTTTTTCAAATGAACATGGTCCAAAAGGTGGAGATGAGATAAATATTATAAAAAAAGCAAGTAATTACGGCTGGCCAATTGTATCTTATGGAAAAGAGTATTGGGCACCTATACAAGTAGGAGAGGGGAATTCAAAAGAAGGAGTTGCAGAACCAATAGTAGTTTTTACTCCTTCTATTGCACCTAGTTCTTTACTTGTATATAATGGTAAAAAATTTAAAGAGTTTGAAGGATACCTTTTTTCAAGTGCCTTAATAATGACTCATCTAAATCTTATAAAAATAGATAATGATTTTAAAATTATTGAAGAAAAAAGAGTATTTAAAGAGTTAAAAGAAAGGATTAGAAGCCTAGTTCAAAATAGTAAGGGTGATTTATATTTTTCTACGGATAATGGAAATATTTATAAAGTTTTATCTTTAAAAAACTAA
- a CDS encoding dihydrolipoyl dehydrogenase family protein: MKEFDLIIIGAGRASNLAAKAGKLGLKVALIEKSSLGGTCPNRGCVPSKLLIGYANKIREIKESKTHFIKSKIEHIDIEKIFKETNKYIDSIDENYQKKFNENVIIFRGEGKFIANKIVEVNNEKLTAPTIIIATGTRPAKVPYEKAWSSDNIFPLKDKIPNSITIVGAGFIACELTNFFDAIGIKTKQLVRSNTLLSNEDEEISSIFKEEYCKNIDVEFETNIKEVKYQNEKFYITLEKNDGTIKEHISEALLYATGRVSNADKLGLENTDIELNKKGFIKRDEFFQTKVKGVYVVGDASGEHMLQHAAAYEINHLSKILFENEKEPLKFKYMPHAVFSFPEIASVGLTEQKAKELNINYITTTTNWLASAKALSLKIKYPRTKFILNPKTYEILGCHLIGFESATMIHQVLAIMHINNDIRHLKEMLYIHPALSEALLPAAVEAVAKIQEYKKSHKK, encoded by the coding sequence ATGAAAGAGTTTGATTTAATTATTATTGGAGCAGGAAGAGCAAGCAACCTTGCAGCAAAAGCTGGAAAACTTGGACTTAAAGTTGCACTTATTGAAAAATCTTCTTTAGGAGGAACTTGCCCAAATAGAGGTTGTGTTCCCTCAAAACTTCTAATTGGGTATGCAAATAAAATAAGAGAGATTAAAGAGTCTAAAACACATTTTATTAAATCAAAAATTGAACATATAGATATAGAAAAAATTTTTAAAGAAACAAATAAATATATAGACTCAATAGATGAAAATTATCAAAAAAAATTTAATGAAAATGTAATTATTTTTAGAGGTGAAGGAAAATTTATTGCAAATAAAATAGTTGAAGTAAATAATGAAAAATTAACAGCACCAACTATAATAATAGCCACAGGAACTAGACCTGCAAAAGTACCATATGAAAAAGCTTGGAGTAGTGATAATATTTTCCCTTTAAAAGATAAAATCCCAAATTCTATTACAATCGTGGGAGCTGGGTTTATCGCTTGTGAACTTACAAACTTTTTTGATGCGATTGGAATAAAAACAAAACAACTAGTAAGAAGCAATACTTTACTTTCAAATGAAGATGAAGAAATTTCTTCAATTTTTAAAGAAGAATATTGTAAAAATATTGATGTTGAATTTGAGACAAATATAAAAGAAGTAAAATACCAAAATGAAAAATTTTATATTACTTTAGAAAAAAATGATGGAACAATAAAAGAACATATAAGTGAAGCTTTACTTTATGCCACAGGAAGAGTATCAAATGCTGATAAGTTAGGCCTTGAAAATACAGATATTGAACTTAATAAAAAAGGTTTTATAAAAAGAGATGAGTTTTTTCAAACAAAAGTAAAAGGAGTATATGTAGTAGGAGATGCAAGTGGAGAGCATATGCTTCAACACGCAGCTGCCTATGAAATAAATCATTTAAGTAAAATACTTTTTGAAAATGAAAAAGAGCCTTTAAAATTTAAATATATGCCCCATGCAGTATTTTCATTTCCTGAAATTGCAAGTGTAGGTTTAACTGAGCAAAAAGCAAAAGAACTTAATATTAATTATATAACAACCACTACAAATTGGCTTGCAAGTGCAAAAGCACTATCTTTAAAAATAAAATATCCAAGAACAAAATTTATTTTAAATCCTAAAACTTATGAAATATTAGGGTGTCATTTAATAGGTTTTGAAAGTGCAACTATGATACATCAAGTTTTAGCAATTATGCATATAAACAATGATATTAGACATTTAAAAGAGATGTTATATATACATCCAGCTTTAAGTGAAGCACTACTGCCAGCAGCAGTTGAAGCAGTTGCAAAGATACAAGAGTATAAAAAGAGTCACAAGAAGTGA
- a CDS encoding SulP family inorganic anion transporter, producing MSSFKGDFFGGITAAVIALPLALAFGVASGAGAVAGLYGAIILGFFASLFGGTPSQISGPTGPMTIVFASAVALFSNDINAVMSVVLLAGIFQILFGVLKVGKYVKYIPYPVISGFMSGIGIIIIILQLNPFIGLESQNSVINTLYLFPSSLSNLNFEALILSTLTLTIMFITPKSIARVFPPALLALVLMTILSVVLNFNVSTIGEIPSSLPSFSIPSFEFEKSRDILVLAITLALLGTIDTLLTSLVADSITKTKHNSNKELIGQGLGNSLVALVGGVPGAGATMRTVINVKSGGQTKFSGMIHSLTLLIIALFLAPIASQIPLAVLAGILMKVGIDILDYKFLRVIKNAPKNDLIVMIIVFLLTVFVDLIMAVGVGITLASILIVYRISKEAKLTITQAKKENSDLIFENIRVLDIDGAFFFGSASFYEEEINKLLDTKKMIINCTHVPFMDISAIFTLEELILKLKDLEIEISLVLKQRHLDKIKMVDKTKVFENITIYKNLNDALEDMK from the coding sequence TTGTCTTCTTTTAAAGGTGATTTCTTTGGTGGTATTACAGCAGCAGTTATAGCTTTGCCTTTAGCTTTAGCTTTTGGGGTTGCAAGTGGTGCAGGGGCAGTTGCTGGACTTTATGGTGCGATAATTTTAGGTTTTTTTGCTTCTTTATTTGGAGGTACACCTTCTCAAATTTCTGGACCAACAGGACCTATGACGATAGTTTTTGCAAGTGCTGTTGCTCTTTTTTCAAATGATATAAATGCAGTAATGAGTGTAGTTTTACTTGCAGGTATTTTTCAAATTTTATTTGGAGTATTAAAAGTTGGAAAATATGTAAAATATATTCCTTATCCTGTAATTTCTGGTTTTATGAGTGGAATTGGTATTATTATTATCATTTTACAATTAAATCCTTTTATAGGCTTGGAGTCTCAAAATTCAGTAATAAATACTTTATATTTGTTCCCCTCTTCTTTAAGTAATTTAAATTTTGAAGCTTTAATTTTATCTACATTAACTTTAACAATAATGTTTATTACTCCAAAAAGTATAGCAAGAGTTTTTCCTCCTGCTTTATTAGCTTTGGTTTTAATGACTATTTTAAGTGTTGTTCTAAACTTTAATGTTAGTACAATTGGAGAAATACCTAGCTCTTTACCTTCTTTTAGTATTCCTTCTTTTGAATTTGAAAAAAGTAGGGATATTTTAGTTTTAGCTATTACTTTAGCTTTACTTGGAACAATTGATACTTTACTTACTTCTTTGGTTGCTGATTCTATTACTAAAACAAAACATAATTCAAATAAAGAATTAATTGGGCAAGGACTTGGTAATAGTTTAGTTGCTTTAGTTGGTGGAGTTCCTGGGGCTGGAGCAACTATGAGAACAGTAATAAATGTTAAAAGTGGTGGACAAACAAAATTTTCAGGAATGATACACTCTTTAACTCTTTTAATCATTGCACTTTTTTTAGCACCAATTGCTTCTCAAATTCCTTTAGCTGTACTTGCTGGGATTTTAATGAAAGTTGGAATAGATATTTTAGATTATAAATTTTTAAGAGTTATAAAAAATGCACCTAAAAATGATCTTATTGTAATGATTATTGTTTTTTTACTTACAGTTTTTGTAGATTTAATTATGGCTGTTGGAGTGGGGATAACTCTTGCTTCTATTTTAATTGTTTATAGAATTTCAAAAGAAGCAAAACTAACTATTACACAAGCAAAGAAAGAAAATAGTGATTTAATATTTGAAAATATTAGAGTTTTAGATATAGATGGGGCTTTTTTCTTTGGTTCGGCTTCTTTTTATGAAGAAGAAATAAATAAATTACTTGATACAAAAAAGATGATAATAAACTGTACACATGTACCTTTTATGGATATTTCGGCTATTTTTACTTTAGAAGAATTAATTTTAAAATTAAAAGATTTGGAAATTGAGATTTCATTAGTTTTAAAACAAAGGCATCTTGATAAAATTAAAATGGTTGATAAAACAAAGGTTTTTGAAAATATAACTATTTATAAAAATTTAAATGATGCTCTTGAGGATATGAAGTAG
- a CDS encoding YgaP family membrane protein, protein MFDKIRKFCRPFRIVLGLALIAIGFIFENPWFYLGIIPLIVGVLDFCPLCTITKKCSIKN, encoded by the coding sequence ATGTTTGATAAAATTAGAAAATTTTGCAGACCATTTAGAATTGTATTAGGTTTAGCGCTTATTGCAATTGGATTTATTTTTGAAAATCCTTGGTTTTATCTTGGAATTATTCCATTGATTGTGGGAGTATTGGATTTTTGTCCTTTATGTACAATAACAAAAAAATGTTCAATAAAAAACTAA
- a CDS encoding HPP family protein, whose protein sequence is MNYLKKIKGLREPLPAKSSYLEVFFVFFGGFIAIAIVGYLTNSYNNIFVMGSFGATCVLLFGFPKSPFSQPRNILFGHLISTFVGLAFFHLVGDYWWSMALALASASSLMLLTRTVHPPAGSNPLIVFIMQANWDYLIFPTALGAIILILVGVTYNNISKNRHYPLYWF, encoded by the coding sequence ATGAATTATTTAAAAAAAATAAAAGGTTTAAGAGAACCTTTACCTGCAAAAAGTTCTTATTTAGAAGTTTTTTTTGTATTTTTTGGTGGTTTTATTGCAATAGCAATAGTTGGTTATTTAACAAATAGTTATAATAATATTTTTGTTATGGGTTCTTTTGGAGCAACTTGTGTTTTACTTTTTGGTTTTCCCAAAAGTCCTTTTTCTCAACCAAGAAATATCTTATTTGGGCATCTTATTTCTACTTTTGTTGGTTTAGCATTTTTTCATTTGGTTGGGGATTATTGGTGGAGTATGGCCTTAGCTCTTGCTAGTGCTAGTTCTTTAATGTTATTAACAAGAACAGTTCATCCTCCTGCTGGTTCAAATCCTTTAATTGTATTTATAATGCAAGCAAATTGGGATTATTTAATTTTTCCAACAGCTTTGGGCGCAATTATTTTAATACTTGTGGGAGTAACTTATAATAATATTAGTAAAAATAGACATTATCCTTTATATTGGTTTTAA
- a CDS encoding peptidylprolyl isomerase codes for MFHFNKRSNMAQATARHILVNTEKLARKIKKEINNKEISFEKAAKKFSKCPSGKRGGELGMFKKGDMVKEFDEIVFSKQLNIIHGPIKTQFGFHLIEITGRI; via the coding sequence ATATTTCATTTTAATAAAAGGAGTAATATGGCTCAAGCAACTGCAAGACATATTTTAGTAAATACAGAAAAACTGGCAAGAAAGATAAAAAAAGAGATAAATAATAAAGAAATATCTTTTGAAAAAGCAGCAAAAAAGTTTTCTAAATGTCCTTCTGGAAAAAGAGGTGGAGAATTAGGAATGTTTAAAAAAGGTGATATGGTAAAAGAGTTTGATGAAATAGTATTCTCAAAACAGTTAAATATAATCCACGGACCAATTAAAACTCAATTTGGATTTCACCTAATAGAAATAACAGGAAGAATCTAA
- the sfsA gene encoding DNA/RNA nuclease SfsA, with amino-acid sequence MNFDKLYKGKLVKRYKRFLADIILEDGQEIIAHVPNSGAMTSCIEPNCDVWVSFHNIATRKLKYTLELTQIKENLICTNTNIANKIAIEAIKNNIIKELQGYKSIKPEQKYGQNSRIDILLENENEKCYVEIKSVSLKIQKDLAFPDAVTSRGTKHLNELIQMVKDGHRAVMLYIIQRTDKADFRIAKEIDPKYYDTFKEAIKQGVEVLVYQSYISHKEIYISKSINF; translated from the coding sequence ATGAATTTTGATAAGCTATATAAAGGAAAATTAGTAAAAAGATATAAAAGATTTTTAGCAGATATTATACTTGAAGATGGACAAGAAATAATTGCGCATGTACCAAACAGTGGTGCAATGACCTCTTGTATTGAGCCAAATTGTGATGTTTGGGTAAGTTTTCATAATATTGCTACTAGAAAATTAAAATATACTTTAGAACTTACACAAATAAAAGAAAATTTAATCTGCACAAATACTAATATTGCTAATAAAATTGCAATTGAAGCTATAAAAAACAATATCATAAAAGAGTTACAAGGTTATAAAAGTATAAAACCAGAACAAAAATATGGACAAAATAGTAGAATTGATATTTTATTAGAAAATGAAAATGAAAAATGTTATGTTGAAATAAAAAGTGTAAGTTTAAAAATTCAAAAAGATTTAGCTTTTCCTGATGCGGTAACATCAAGGGGAACTAAACATCTAAATGAACTAATACAGATGGTAAAAGATGGGCATAGAGCTGTAATGTTATATATAATTCAAAGAACTGATAAAGCAGACTTTAGAATTGCAAAGGAAATAGACCCAAAATATTATGATACTTTTAAAGAAGCAATAAAACAAGGAGTTGAAGTATTAGTTTATCAATCATATATTTCACACAAAGAGATTTATATAAGTAAAAGTATTAATTTTTAG
- a CDS encoding TetR/AcrR family transcriptional regulator: protein MAIKKTSKEEILLEAIKLFKTKGYYNTSMADIGKACGLIKGSIYHHFKNKEEIGLEALKYIDEFFEKNIFIIKDENITTKEKLEKIVTKTDEYFLKSEGGCLLGNLASEVSRQNSEFKTIITLYFKKWQDSIYQILNEKLDKDKANFFSYEYICALQGAIIMMNLTDNTSSYLEIGKKLKEKV from the coding sequence ATGGCAATAAAAAAGACTAGTAAAGAAGAGATACTTCTTGAAGCAATAAAACTTTTTAAAACTAAAGGTTATTACAATACTTCAATGGCAGATATAGGAAAAGCCTGTGGTTTAATAAAAGGAAGTATTTATCATCATTTTAAAAATAAAGAAGAGATTGGACTTGAAGCTTTAAAATATATTGATGAGTTTTTTGAAAAAAATATTTTTATAATAAAAGATGAGAATATAACTACAAAAGAGAAGTTAGAAAAGATTGTAACAAAAACAGATGAGTATTTTTTAAAGAGTGAAGGTGGATGTTTACTTGGAAATTTAGCTTCAGAGGTTTCAAGACAAAATAGTGAGTTTAAAACTATAATAACTTTATATTTTAAAAAATGGCAAGATTCAATTTATCAAATTTTAAATGAAAAATTAGATAAAGATAAAGCAAATTTTTTTTCTTATGAATATATTTGTGCTTTACAAGGTGCAATAATTATGATGAATTTAACTGATAATACTTCAAGCTATTTAGAAATTGGAAAAAAATTAAAAGAAAAAGTTTAA